The nucleotide window ATTAGTTATTGCACTACCTTTCCTACTGCTTTGTATGTTTATCAGCTCTTGCTGTTGTGAATATGATAATAGAAAGCTCCTAAATCTATTCCAAATTCCATTAACTAGTTCTCTTACTTGTTCTATAACAACTTTCGTTGTATACCCTTCTTCTTCTAAAAAAGTTATAGATGATTTGACAAAGTCAAAATCTTTATCTATTTCTCTACATGTCCCATCTAAAACGTTAACCATTCTAAAAGGCAGAACAAGTTTAGATGGCATTCTAAGTGGAAACTTAAAGAATACTTGATCAGCCAGTTTCATAAAATCTTCCAGCTCTAATTCACTAACTTCTATTCCTTGCATTGCTTGCATGAAAAGCCTCAATCCCTTCGCTAATACCCTCCTATCCGCGAAAGGCTGTATTGCCCCTAACTCGTCTAGTACCCTTACTAGTGAATCTGCATCCATTCTAATCATTGCCACATATGCCCTAATCAATAGATTTCTAGTCTTTTCATCTATTTTTCCAGACATTCCAAAGTCGTAGAGTACCAAATTCCCTTGCTCGTCAACCGCTATATTACCAGGGTGAGGATCTGCATGAAAATAGTCCTTATTAAGCAACATATACATGAACAATCTAAATACTCTATATGCCAATATTCTGTTATCAACTATCTTTTTTGCCTCTTCGCTTGTAACTTTATACCCTTTAATATACTCCATCACTAAAACTCTTTTAGTAGCCTTTATTATTGAAGGTATTCTTAAGGACGGATAATCTGACAATTCCTCTTTGATCTTATTTAAATAAAAGGCTTCCTTAGTATAATCCATTTCTTCAAATATTCTTCTGGAAAATTCTTCTAGGAATACTTTTATTATTTCGATGAATGATTCATCAAATACAAATCTAAGGAGTGGCAACAATTTCTTTACTACTTGAATATCTTCATTTACAGTTTCCTTTATTCCAGGTCTATTTACCTTAATAGCAACGATCTTTCCATTATATTCTCCTAGATAGACTTGACCTAAAGACGCTGAAGACAGTTCTTTTAAAATTTTTACACTATTGCCGAGTTCCTCATCGATAATTTTACTTACTTGGCTAAATGGAGCAGGTGGGACTTCATCTTGTAATCTGGCTAATTCTTTAATATACGTTTCCGGCATAATGTCAGGTCTAACTGAAAGAATTTGTCCGAACTTGATGAATGTGGGACCTAGTTCAATTAGCGTGTCAACAAATTTCTTAGCCTCTTCTGCCATCTCTTTTTCATCGATTGGAATTTCCTTTAGGATTTTATTTCTAAACTCTCTATACGCTAGTACTCTAGGGGCCAATTTGAAAAACACTTCCAGTAATCTTCTAATCACAACTATAATATAGTAAAAAGGAAGTATTTGTACCTATTCTAAGTTGTTAGAGTGCAGTAATAAAGTTCTAAATAAATTTTTCTTAATAGTATTAAAGATTAGTTAGCTGTAAATAATGTAAGAATGTTGAACTTAGAGGGGCAGATAAAATCTTATTATCGTT belongs to Saccharolobus solfataricus and includes:
- a CDS encoding ABC1 kinase family protein, translating into MIRRLLEVFFKLAPRVLAYREFRNKILKEIPIDEKEMAEEAKKFVDTLIELGPTFIKFGQILSVRPDIMPETYIKELARLQDEVPPAPFSQVSKIIDEELGNSVKILKELSSASLGQVYLGEYNGKIVAIKVNRPGIKETVNEDIQVVKKLLPLLRFVFDESFIEIIKVFLEEFSRRIFEEMDYTKEAFYLNKIKEELSDYPSLRIPSIIKATKRVLVMEYIKGYKVTSEEAKKIVDNRILAYRVFRLFMYMLLNKDYFHADPHPGNIAVDEQGNLVLYDFGMSGKIDEKTRNLLIRAYVAMIRMDADSLVRVLDELGAIQPFADRRVLAKGLRLFMQAMQGIEVSELELEDFMKLADQVFFKFPLRMPSKLVLPFRMVNVLDGTCREIDKDFDFVKSSITFLEEEGYTTKVVIEQVRELVNGIWNRFRSFLLSYSQQQELINIQSSRKGSAITNYIPQMILVITIIFYAITKDIIITLLMVILAFSISLSGRKNT